DNA from Tachysurus fulvidraco isolate hzauxx_2018 chromosome 16, HZAU_PFXX_2.0, whole genome shotgun sequence:
AATGACCGGACACGTGATCCAATACATCGTCTGTAACAGCTGTAGTTCAGCCAAACACGAGCCTTACAGCTTTAGTGCAGAGGCTGATTAACTAACAGTGAAACGCTTGTAATTAATACACAACTCTGAAGTTTATACAGTGTAAAGTGGGTTTTGGGATCGAAACTAATTCCTCCTGCGGTTCCTTATTCCTTATAAAGCGAATTGTTTGACCcatgtgtgttatttaaatgcattccattgtgttttttttttttttacctgaggGATATTGGTTTTATGGTTTGAAGATTTTGAGTGTTACATATTGTCATCTTCATGTCACGTCCAGCTGTTTGCAACTTAAGCTTGGCACAGCTTTACGTCCTTCATTTGGGTCACTTTCACGGATATGTTTGTCGCTGTTGTTTTCAGAGAAATAAAATTAGATGGAAACAAACTATTCAACTCCTGATTTCACCTTTTCGTATCTAGGTCTCATCGTGGGCTTTATTGATTTCACTGTGTGATGATACACTGGAGTTTAGTACAAAAGTGCAGCAACTCCTTTACACACCATTTTCCAGtgacactagtgtgtgtgtgtgtgtgtgtgtgtgtgtgtgtgtgtgtgtgtgtgtgtgtgtgtgtgtgtgtgtgtgtgtgtgtgtgtgtgtgtgtgtgtgtgtgtgtgtgatggaagcATTGGCATGAGATATGAACTTTAAAGATTTGAAAGCTGATCTGTTTGAGATGAAGTGGCACAAGGCGAAAGGAATAAAGCACCGCTGCATCACCTTCTCTCTATAAAGATGAAGCATGGAATAAATCCCACTGCTGTCACAGTTAGCAGTATTGTGGGTAATGTTCAGAAAACCAGCATTCAAATTGAAAATACAACATACAGAATTTTCCATTAAAggaaattacattaaaattaaattggaGTGATGCGGTGAGTGAAGTCTCATTCACAAGTTACTCATTAACaagttatttaattatatatgatGGGCATACTGTAACAGCATTACAAAAACAACTTTTTAGTAAATATTACTAATAATCAAGGTGTAATCCACTATTTGATAGTagcatattatataaatatatatttatatcagtcagaacagtctggagctaaacaccgtcaaaactgtggagatgatagtggactttaggaaagacccctcaacactactccccctcacaatatccaacagcccggtgtcatctgtggaggccttcaagtttctgggctctaccatttcccaagacctgaaatgggagtgcaacataaactctatcatcaaaaaggcccagcagaggatgtactttatacgtcaattaaggaagtacggtctgccacaggagctgttgatgctgttctacactgcagtcatagaatctgtcctgtgcacatccatcaccatctggtttggtgcagcaacaaaacaggtcagaaacagactgcacagtaaaaagagcagaaaaaataattggtgcccccctgcccactccccaggacctgtaccatacaagaaccagaaaccgggtaggtaaaatcaccactgacccttcgcaccctggacacaacctctttcagcccgtcccttctggcaggtgctacagagctttgtttactaaaactgccagacacaggaacagtttctttcccccagacaatcaccatgattaacaactcaccataattctATTCCCTGCCttatatctataagtactgcattatcagaactgtcagtcatcacatcatccgtatacgttacacacactactgctgctgtatattcgACAAAAAGCATgatattgcacaatactgttatttgcacttcccagactttatgtacataactgatcagtcataaattctgtattcatatttaatacacatAATTTCTATTGTaccacatctgcattgtcttgtatggTCTGTATTAtcttatatagtatagtatagtgttatttatgtctgtacgtttgagagtcacaaacagctgcaACCAAAATCCCTGTGTGTGACAACACACTTGgctaataaacctgattctgatacatttaacacacaccccttataaataaaagtgcagTACCACGCCACAACAGCAGGTAGCGATAACGTTACAAACGAACCACAAGTAAAACACCGGTTCCATCTGAAATAGCTtgggtttttatttgtattgcactaAGTAGGGCACACAAGAGTCGTAAATCACAGCGCATGAAGTGTCCCTATATAGGGAGCAGGGGGCTATTTGTAGTTTTGCCCTTACTTCCTTCTCAGTGTCCTTGGCTGGAAAGACTAAGCGGGAGCAAGAGATAATGTATAGACACATCACGGTGAGTTTATTACAAATTCTATAATTTTAGAACCGTGAAAGTATTAATAAGGACGTAACGAAGAGTTTGTGGGATGTAATATGTTCTGGAGTTACGCTAAGCTAATGTATTTGGCTAGGTTACGTGTTAGCTAGCGTGCTAACCCAAGGCCTGGAAGGACAGAGAGAACttgttaatgtttatgttgAATTAGATTTTCCTCGTAAATATAATATTcaacaagtaaacaaataaataatttggatAGAAATATTTTAAGAACGTTAGAGTTTGAACGTTAAGTTAACCGTCGTTGGATAAAAGGTTAAACGTCTAACTTTAAAACAGAAGCTAAACAGAAGCTTCTCAGGTAACTAGGTGTGTTAGTGGGAttcaaacagataaataatcattaaaaaattataatataatcctAAAACTGCTGCTCTGAAGCTGAAGAAGGGGTCGAAGTTAAGGTCATAACGTCTTAGTGCTTCCTCCTTTTTCTTGCTGAGAGAGGACCTGATTACTGAgcactgtgtttatgttctggaGGTGCTTTTAGTATTAAAGCTTTAGCCTCGTCATCTAAATAGAAATATTACTGATCTGATCATGACCAGACTTTTCTGAGCTGAgctgaggggtgtgtgtgtgtgtgtgtgtgtgtgtgtgtgtttagagcagAGAAATGAATGACCTGTACAGGACAGGTGGATCTCCAGGACTGGTGTTTAAGGAGAAATGGTTAATGATGATCTCAGCAGCATTTAGTCATTCCTGGATTTTCCTGCACAGTCGAACCCGTCCCAATCGCAGTCGAACCCGTCCCACTCGCATTCGCAGTCGAACAGAATCCGGACTaccctgaggggaaaaaagctcTGATCGTGTGGATGTGCAAACTCCATGCACACGGATCAGAGACTTGAATCAAACTCTTaagctggaggtgtgaggcaaatgtacGTCACCTTGACCCCGTCTCTTTAGTACTAACAGTTAAAGAGATGGTTTGTACTTCATCATGTACTTCAGGCTTCATGGACTAATCATCTAGATTGGAGCTTTTCACCCAGGACTTCTTTAGCTGTAATATAatcagtgaatataattaattGATTTAATGTTGGATGGAATTACTaatatttccagcatttagcagacacccatatatccagagcgacttacattatctatcCTTCTTTtttataactgagcaattgagggttaaggaccttgctcaggggcccaacagtggcagcttggtggaccttggaTTCGAACtaacaaccttccgattggtagcccaaaaccttaaccacaaggctaTCACATCACATACAATAGTAAtggttaaaaaattaaatttcagAAGCATGGGTCTTGCTGGCTGACTTTGTCACATGGACAAATCAGGAGAGGGAGTTTTCTTcacacaaagaaatacaaatgtacaggaaaataatctagATGAAAGACTGAGTTTGCCAAGCAAGAAGAGGCATGATGGACACTCAACCTGTCCAATCTGTCCATTTCCATAATGCATGCATGAAGAATTAGGTCCAGTGCTGtaatatttagtgtgtgtgtgcaggcgaTTCAGCAGCTGTCCCGGCGGACGCTAACCAGCAGCGCTCGCAGGCAGGTGGAGAATAAAGTGCCCCAGAAGCAAAAGCTGTTTCAGGTGAGCTGATCAGATGATTCTGTCTTTATGGCTAATAATGTCCACTCCTGGAGATGTTCTGCAGATGTTATATGCACATTTCATTCTgttgtgtctctcttttttcttctttgttctctttgtctttcttcatgtcgaacagctttttttttttttttacctctggaGGTCCGAGAACTCCCCAGAACTGACCACCACAGTGGCCGAGCCCTGTTCAGTCaccatcttttctttttatactaCGCTCAAATAAATGCCACTTTATCCGTCGCTGTTATTCAGTCCTTCATGGATTTCATCATTTTGCAATATTAGAAATAAACGCAATACCAAGCGGACTCCACGATATTCAGAGAAACtctgatttttttataattaccTCAGATCTAGGTGTCGAACATGTGAACCGCTGTCATTTAAACTAATGAAAAGAAGAAAGCTGTGCAtgaatttctctctttttttcactttttttttcacacacacacaaaatcttctAAAAGTTGCATtgcaaattttgaaaaaaaaaaaggcagcaaaATCAAGGCATTTCATCCACAACAATCATAAACAAATCCTTGAAGGACTGAATAATGTTGAAACCAGAGCCTGTGTGTGCTGCTCAGTATTAAAGATAACATCACATTCACATGTCTACTCTTTACaattcagtattattattattattattattattattattattattattaacacaaacactctcacctTAACACAATCTACCTTTACATAAggaaagcatgtgtgtgtcctcGGACGTTCGATTGTTCCCATGATTTCAGCCTCGGAGTTATTGCGATTTTCTAAAATGAACTTTCCTTTTCACATGAACACAGAAAGATCGCGAAGCTTTACACCTTCATTTTACAGCAGATTATTCATACACATTCTGAGGTGAAATGAAATTTATGCACCacgtaaagaataaaacacaacagggcATTGTTTACAGCAGCAGTCGCTCCCCTAACTTAATTCTCTCGAATTATacaaggctaaaaaaaaaatcgattaaTTTGATTTGTATGTACGTTTCACAATCCACAGAATTACAGATTGTTAATAAGAAAGTTAACAAGACAAGAATTGTGTATAATTAGTATTACTattagatttaataaataattatacacCATTCTTGTCTTGTGTTATAGGGGCAGTTAAGATTGTACAACATTCAGGAGCACAAAACCGTATGAGAGCTGAGAGCATCATTCCATGCGCTTTGCAAACACACAATTGATCAGTAATACACcacgtgtctttttttttttttttttttttcccttccctcctcttcttcccttcttcttttgaaagtgtgtgtgtgtctgtgtgtgttcacttcacACTCAGGTTGTTGCACTCGAAACGTGTCCAGCAGATAAGTATATCTTAGCCGAACAAGGCTGTAACACACTAACCCAAGGATGGTGTGTTAGTGCAGTCTAACAGCGGCAGTGTAACGTTGTGCGTAAACGCAGCAGCAGTAGCATCACACAGGCttttacacacagcacagtccTTTAATTCATGCTTCTAGTGTGTAGAGTTCACTTCGTCCTAACTGCTGTTGTGGGTTTTATTCTGGGTGAGCTTCTAACAGCCAGTTTGAATCATTCAGCTTTCTTTTGATTGCTTCCACCGAAGACTTTGGATGGCAACAAGGCGACGTGAATGATCGTGATTGCCGGAttaattttattgttctgtggATGTGCATGTAACGGTGAAATTTACTACTGGCAATACGTGCTTGTAAAATCAGAAATGTTCACCTACACAAATCACCAGCTCACTGttacctattattattattattattattattattattttgtttttttttcattcatttatttaacttatttttgGTGGGAATTTTCTGTGGGATAAACTGggtataataaaacaaatcacagcAAAGTAAGAAAATTCAGACCTGTAAATAAGAGTACATTGAAACTATAATTACTGAGCCACTTGACATTGTGGtatattacaaaaaagaaagttaAGACTGTAAACTTGTTGCATAATGAACACTAATATGCCCTTATTTTCATGTGTCTCAGGAGAATAATGGCGTACCAGTTCATCTGAAGGGCGGTGCTGGTGATGCCATCCTGTACCGCACGACAATGGGCCTCACCATCTTGGGTACGTTTTGGAAAACGAAGCCAGGAACTGAGCCTCCTGAGTAAAGCAGGAGTCAAACTGGAGTCTAAACACATAACCGACTAGCTATTTATTCCATAATCAAAGCACAGACGATTCAGGTTGTCATCACTGTCTACGCTGCGTTATTAGTGGCATTAACTaatacagcaaaacaaacatcaaagaACGTGTCAGAAAAATGACACTTCAGTTACGAGCGAGAAAACAGTCCATAATAAAGAAATCaggcagggagggagggaatgGCACAACCCGACACCGGTGGAAGATACCGTGTCTAGAGCAATGTCTCTGATGTTTATCAGGACGGTCAAGCCTTAAATTGTGCGTCGTGTTCAGCCAGAATGATTGATTTTGAACTGGGATGTCCTTCCTTcaaatgtgaaagaaaacacaaggtccccccccccacacacacacacacttttacacttcATACAAACAGACGATGTATTATAACGTAACAAAGgacagcagtggcagctttagTATAAGCTTCTACTTCCATATCTGCATGTGTCTTAGACAagccataaaaataaataaataaataaatatatatatatgtatatgtatatatgtatatatacgtacattttttttcccctttactgCTTGAAGTCTGACGCTGTttgcttgtgttttgttttctaggAACTGCCTTTGTAATATACGAGCTGGTCAAGGCGGCGCTCCCACataaaaaagactaaaaacAACTCCTGGATTTATTTCTGCCGAGAAGGCCGTGTACATGTTTGTAAGGAGTTTAAAAGctgtatatttattgattttcatAATGGAACCAATCTACAAATATGTAGCTCTGGATAATAAAATCTGCTTCCCATGACTTTTGTCTCattttgaaatgctttttaGTCTTCTACTCATCACTAAAGCAcatcattttctgtttttttctaacACTACAGCTTCTAAACGAACCCTCTTGTAGATACTAAGATTCAGCAGTAAAGCTGGCAGAATGTATACGTCTGTGGTTCCGCAGGATAAGACAAGAACCTTGGTGTACATCAGAAGCTTGTTGCTTGCTGTAGCCAACGCTTCATACATGTACTGAATAAAGTAAGGAAATATAGTCTGGTGTAACTGCTTAATGAAGAAAACTTTcatgattttcttttgttgaaATTGTATAGTTGACTTTCCTGTATCTGAAGTAAGGGGGtttgaaacaaaatatattaataactaAACAGAGCATGTGAATGTATTGTCTCTTTTCTTACTGGGTCTGTGGAAGAGTAGAATTTAAGTATCTACTCGGTTTGTTTCTACCCTGTGATATGAGAGATTATGTCCAGTCTAATGGCCAGAGGGACAAAAGAGTTTCAAAAAGAGGACAGAGACAGCAGTCTGCCATTGAACACACTCTGTCAAAGGTCCTTCTCCCTGCTACTGTCACCAGTGAGTCCAGATCTGTTCCAACCACAGAGCCTCACCAGTCTGTCCAGTCGTGCCAcatctctttttcctctccagCACACCACAGTGTAGAAAAGGACACTGAGGACCACAGATGAAGGATTCAAGCCTTTTATACTTCTAAGGAAGGCTGTCTGTCCTTTCCTGAGGAGAGAATCCATGTTCATGGTCCAGTCCAGCAAATCACCGCCCTGACCATCTCTACATCAACCCTCTTTAAGGACACAGGTTGAGATTGTGGTTCATTCCTATGAAAATCCCCCACCATCTCCTTGATCATGGAGCTGTTCTTTTGTTAATGGTTAGACGCACACCACCTCAAACAAATGACCATTAAATTAAccccttttcccttttttaagTCTGAACAGCTAGAAAATGATTAAAAGCCTAACCATGTATGTAACCTTGTATAAGTTTAAACCTTCTATAACCTTAATGAAATCATTAAACATAAAGCAATATCACTTTACAAGAATAAGAAGTTAATCCTTGATTAcagccaaattaaaagtaataatcCAGGTAGTTATAGCAGAATAACTGTCAGACTTATCTCCATGAAGCACATAAATCTTACGTTTACAAACAGAATTTCTCTCCTTAAACACACCCTGGTTCAGGTGCAGGTGTAACTGATTGCCATTTATTTGAATATGATGTTTGACGTGAACATTATCCAAAGCTACTTGCCCATTGCTCTGCTGCCACACGAATCATTGATCAGATAAGTATATAACATTATTacccattatatatatatatatatatatatatatatatatatatatatatatatatatatatatatataggccaGCTAGCTAGGAAAATTAATAACGCTATGATTTAATAATCTACGATTAGTCATTTTGAATAGCTCCCTATTTTCTACAAAAGTGCAATACGTTAAGAACCAAGATACCAACCAAGAACCCCCCAGATACTTATAGAAAAAGGATTTTGGACTTATTCACAACATTGGTGGAGCTCAAAGGGAGTAAAGACATGAAAAACAGACAGCAACAGACAAGCATTCAAATCCAAGAAACAGCCAGAATGGGAGATTTTGGGGATCTTGGAGCTCATTAGTTCATtcaaaaatgactgaatgactCATTTTAATAGGAATACAGTACAAGCTCAATAATGCATatctaatatactgtatactatatgtGATAGAGAATTATCTAGGCAAGGTTGACGACATGTCCGCTAGGgggagacatacacacacacaaaaatatatcaacCAGTATAAAGTTACGTACTAAACAGCTCTAAAgacaagaaaggaaaaaagaacaagatACACATATAACTGAACGTGTTTCCACCACAAAGACAGGAAGTCAAATATATGATTTAAAACGGTACTTTATCTCAGTCAAACGAACTCATAACAGTTCTATTTAATTATCAGTTTATGTTAAATATGCTACTTAACGTGTGGTGTTGCGTATAatgtttgctttctttttctacCAATTACAATGACTTGTAGTTCAGGGCTTCCGTATTTACTGAACACAGCTATTGTGggatatttttttatgatgaaGATATGTTTGCAAGTctctgcacgtgtgtgtgtgtgtgtgtgtgtgtgtgtgtgtgtgtgagagagagagagagagagagagagagagagagagagagaaagagagagattcagagagacagagagagagagagagagagagagacagagaaagagacagagagagagagacagtgagacagagacagagagagatgtttacTGTCATGGTGGGGAGCAAATACCGCATATTCTCACAAACATATTTGATGACAAGTCCGCAGcttgcttgcttatttatttatttatttatttatttatttatttatttatttatttatttatttatttaatcaattaaaatcACTGAGACAAAACATTAATTAGCTGTAGGCATAACATTAATTGGCTGTATTAATAAAGTGAAAGGTCCTCAGAAGGAAAGTAagacaaatttgcaagtgtgtgtgtgtgtgtgtgtgtgtgtgtgggggcgcgcatgtgtgagaatgagtgtgcgcgcatgtgtgtgtgtgtgtgtgtgtgtgtgtgtgtgtgtttgtgtgcgtgcgtgtgcgcgcatgtgtgtgcgtgtgtgtaaaaccCCAGCCTTCATTCCTGAGCTCCTCTGATGGATGAGCTCCATCCCCATCAAAGGAGCGCGCAGAACTTTCCAGCAGTGTATATTCCTCCCAGCAGC
Protein-coding regions in this window:
- the LOC113655690 gene encoding cytochrome c oxidase subunit 7A2, mitochondrial, which produces MYRHITAIQQLSRRTLTSSARRQVENKVPQKQKLFQENNGVPVHLKGGAGDAILYRTTMGLTILGTAFVIYELVKAALPHKKD